From Desulfobacterales bacterium, the proteins below share one genomic window:
- a CDS encoding HEAT repeat domain-containing protein, translated as MKKRLIILKFESSEDFCRYYEEIQQKRLLLPTRTPVAHGTLLVISLIIPMVNRLFSLEGSAGKRIDSPITGIQVNLDDSFDNFIYELDTELSAHDEYAQRLNCAPFYEAPADDSDDGELSLDLDYGRRISIGEGAAARAPEGTPKPAEPEPVESNASITDGIEMPNSSEQPDPSQAPAAFEWIREVVSHQEYEIEAEEPAADHGQALHDKKDLTAEERQRVEPVGQFIMNLTKAILRSGYYDPDHPGSVSAKHGLYEEFQKVLFDTRELMITKEETREHVDFLITGILDLPVTVRTVVGQGKAELFAPKLHEYFAKKELLSLAVKKEITTDHFEKFIDIMSDPKVDRSEDRKPGQILTDALVADGISEISAVFFDDRLNLEKDLPWRVEMAMHRLAKDLKLLPMFKGTESDIVSQIKQQSIQDIIRPLKHPKLLNDFLVNCYIIAQHIENMKPREIEQIIVDSFPIDMLLPTSNYTFEELDRLNAMKDEYPDSASVDRRLKGIKRILKMVARRVVLDKAKGGQNFLAHLYDNQILSFEELPADAQYVINTREMARDVKAHFSSYAESVRSADDVDDIIVFLKCFRRIMPLLIEDRDWRLIADISDVIEVSAGRLPRPKNQSIDALAAETVYLKADKNTDASDADKNETVQSALDYVFMDQAHALAEAYELVDPEERKHLDPIFDCLGYLGVETVGRILANTPDRQLRGHIVNWLIQKKAASRKWAHRILKKPNHKWYLYRNAMLILREVSDDPADADSIRPFLDDTNARLRLEALNVISSLKPNDLETLIITSLGDSDSRINWQAVKALGELPSVSTGSIQEILDMLTLEPPDPENASTHFRHVSLLISTINGLRQIPMRGRIESDIIRLGEQIAFKDKKWRQILKRVVGAEDASVILKAAIPLLGRIGGTEAEAFLKKLTKSRPDLSTAINEALESIQKRA; from the coding sequence ATGAAAAAACGCCTGATTATCCTGAAATTCGAGTCAAGTGAGGATTTCTGCCGGTACTATGAAGAAATCCAGCAGAAACGCCTGCTTTTGCCGACGCGTACCCCTGTCGCCCACGGTACGCTGCTTGTTATCTCCCTGATTATCCCGATGGTCAATCGTCTTTTTTCTTTGGAAGGAAGTGCCGGAAAACGCATAGATTCCCCAATAACCGGCATACAGGTCAATCTGGATGATAGTTTTGATAATTTTATTTATGAACTTGACACCGAACTCTCTGCACACGATGAGTATGCGCAAAGACTTAACTGCGCGCCGTTTTATGAAGCGCCTGCAGACGACTCCGATGACGGGGAGCTTTCCCTGGATCTGGATTATGGCCGGCGTATCAGTATCGGGGAGGGTGCCGCGGCCCGTGCGCCTGAAGGCACGCCCAAACCCGCTGAACCGGAACCAGTGGAATCAAACGCGTCGATAACAGACGGGATCGAAATGCCGAATTCATCTGAGCAGCCGGATCCTTCCCAGGCCCCCGCGGCATTTGAATGGATCCGCGAGGTCGTCTCCCATCAGGAATATGAAATCGAGGCCGAGGAACCGGCCGCTGATCACGGCCAAGCCCTTCATGATAAAAAGGACCTGACTGCTGAGGAGCGCCAGCGAGTGGAGCCGGTGGGACAGTTTATCATGAATTTAACCAAGGCGATCCTGCGCAGCGGCTACTATGATCCGGATCATCCGGGCTCGGTATCTGCCAAGCACGGGCTTTACGAAGAATTTCAAAAAGTGCTCTTTGATACCCGGGAACTAATGATCACCAAGGAAGAGACCCGCGAGCATGTGGATTTTCTGATAACCGGGATTCTGGATCTGCCCGTGACCGTTCGGACCGTGGTGGGCCAGGGGAAAGCCGAACTGTTCGCCCCCAAACTGCACGAGTATTTTGCAAAAAAGGAACTGCTCAGCCTGGCTGTCAAAAAAGAGATTACCACTGATCATTTTGAAAAATTCATTGATATCATGAGTGACCCCAAAGTGGACCGCTCGGAAGACCGCAAACCCGGTCAGATTTTAACCGACGCCCTGGTGGCAGACGGGATCTCTGAAATTTCCGCCGTATTCTTTGATGACCGGTTAAACCTTGAGAAGGACCTGCCGTGGCGGGTTGAGATGGCCATGCACCGGCTGGCCAAGGACTTAAAGCTGCTGCCCATGTTCAAAGGCACGGAGTCGGATATCGTCTCCCAGATCAAGCAGCAGTCCATCCAGGATATCATTCGTCCCTTAAAGCACCCCAAACTGCTGAACGATTTTCTGGTCAACTGCTATATTATCGCCCAACACATAGAAAACATGAAGCCGCGGGAGATTGAGCAGATTATCGTGGATTCGTTTCCAATCGACATGCTGCTGCCCACCTCCAATTATACCTTTGAAGAGCTTGACCGCTTAAATGCCATGAAAGATGAGTATCCGGACAGCGCCAGTGTCGACCGGCGATTAAAGGGCATTAAGCGCATCCTTAAAATGGTGGCCCGCCGGGTCGTTTTGGACAAAGCCAAAGGCGGCCAGAACTTTCTGGCCCATTTATATGACAATCAAATCCTTAGCTTTGAAGAACTGCCGGCGGACGCCCAGTATGTCATCAATACCCGGGAAATGGCGCGGGATGTTAAAGCCCATTTTTCCAGTTATGCCGAATCTGTGCGAAGTGCGGATGATGTGGATGATATTATTGTTTTTTTAAAGTGTTTCCGGCGGATCATGCCGCTTTTGATTGAAGACAGGGATTGGCGGCTTATTGCGGACATTTCAGATGTGATCGAGGTAAGCGCCGGCAGATTGCCGCGTCCCAAAAACCAATCCATTGACGCCCTGGCTGCGGAAACCGTTTACCTGAAGGCTGATAAAAACACGGATGCCTCGGATGCAGACAAAAATGAAACCGTGCAAAGTGCGCTTGACTATGTATTCATGGATCAAGCCCATGCCCTGGCCGAGGCCTATGAACTCGTTGATCCGGAAGAACGAAAACACCTGGACCCCATTTTTGACTGCCTGGGCTATTTAGGCGTAGAAACAGTAGGCCGGATCCTGGCGAATACACCGGACCGTCAGTTGCGCGGCCATATCGTGAACTGGCTGATACAAAAAAAAGCGGCTTCCCGGAAATGGGCGCACCGGATTCTAAAAAAGCCGAATCACAAATGGTATTTGTACAGAAATGCCATGCTGATTCTTCGGGAAGTCAGCGATGACCCGGCTGATGCGGACAGCATCCGGCCGTTTTTAGATGATACAAACGCCAGGCTGCGGCTCGAGGCCCTAAATGTTATTTCCAGTCTTAAGCCCAATGATTTGGAAACACTTATCATCACAAGTTTGGGGGATTCAGACTCCCGGATCAACTGGCAGGCGGTCAAAGCCCTGGGCGAACTCCCTTCGGTCAGCACCGGCAGCATACAAGAAATTCTCGACATGCTGACCCTTGAGCCACCGGACCCGGAAAATGCATCAACACATTTCCGGCACGTATCCCTTCTGATCAGCACCATCAACGGCCTGCGCCAGATTCCCATGCGCGGCCGCATTGAATCCGATATCATCCGCCTGGGCGAACAGATCGCCTTTAAGGATAAAAAATGGCGGCAAATTCTTAAACGGGTGGTGGGCGCAGAAGATGCATCGGTGATATTAAAGGCGGCTATTCCACTGCTCGGCCGCATCGGCGGAACGGAAGCCGAAGCCTTTCTGAAAAAGCTCACCAAAAGCCGGCCGGACCTGTCCACGGCAATCAATGAGGCTCTTGAGAGTATCCAAAAGCGCGCCTAA
- a CDS encoding ARMT1-like domain-containing protein, with protein sequence MQTYHECIPCFLKQALNAARLATADTHVHEHVLRCVLSDVAGMNLNQPPPLMGQRIHQIIRAATGNSDPYAAVKKQYNEFGLSLYPQLKQTIGQSKNPLEAAIRLSIAGNIIDFGLAESVNQAEVASVIEQSLTQPLEGDVSAFQAAMASARNILFLGDNTGEIVFDRLLIETLERDRITYVVRGGPVINDATRADAEFTGITELVDVMDNGSDAPGTILEQCSESFQQAFKDADLVVAKGQGNFESLSDANQHIFFIFKVKCPVVAAHTDCPAGSMMIHEKHMD encoded by the coding sequence ATGCAGACCTATCACGAATGTATCCCCTGTTTTCTGAAACAGGCATTAAATGCTGCAAGGCTTGCGACCGCTGATACCCATGTGCATGAACATGTATTGCGGTGCGTCCTTTCAGATGTCGCCGGCATGAACCTCAATCAGCCGCCGCCCCTGATGGGCCAGCGCATCCATCAAATCATCCGGGCGGCCACAGGCAACAGCGACCCCTATGCGGCGGTCAAAAAGCAATACAATGAATTTGGACTGTCGCTTTATCCGCAGTTAAAACAAACCATCGGGCAGTCGAAAAATCCCCTTGAAGCGGCCATCCGCCTCTCTATTGCCGGAAACATCATTGACTTCGGGCTGGCGGAATCCGTAAATCAGGCGGAAGTCGCCTCGGTGATAGAACAGTCCCTGACCCAACCCCTGGAGGGAGATGTCAGCGCGTTTCAGGCGGCCATGGCATCTGCCCGGAACATCCTGTTCTTAGGCGACAATACCGGGGAAATCGTTTTTGACCGGCTGCTGATTGAAACCCTTGAGCGGGACCGCATCACCTATGTGGTGCGCGGCGGCCCGGTCATCAATGATGCCACGCGCGCGGATGCAGAATTCACCGGTATAACGGAACTGGTGGATGTGATGGACAACGGATCGGACGCACCAGGCACGATTTTGGAGCAGTGCAGCGAATCCTTTCAGCAGGCTTTCAAAGATGCGGATCTGGTGGTGGCAAAGGGCCAGGGCAACTTTGAATCCCTGTCAGACGCGAATCAGCATATTTTCTTTATTTTTAAGGTCAAATGTCCGGTGGTGGCCGCCCATACGGATTGCCCCGCCGGGAGCATGATGATCCATGAAAAGCATATGGATTAA
- a CDS encoding SH3 domain-containing protein, whose translation MKTRIQLMFFLAVFCLAAAGLAFAEGEEILWVTSGSADLKAERFISSDTIAELQRGAELSVQAYESRWYQVTTENGRTGWVYRGKVSETKPEIADSEKEDEGGGIGGLLGGLGGSSVETETADSARSIRGLSPEAKAYAEKTGTPKQSREALDQVLSISISARELESFLENGHVGEYAE comes from the coding sequence ATGAAAACACGCATTCAACTGATGTTTTTTCTGGCCGTTTTCTGTCTGGCAGCGGCAGGCCTTGCTTTTGCGGAAGGCGAAGAAATCCTCTGGGTGACTTCCGGGAGCGCGGATCTAAAAGCCGAACGCTTTATTTCTTCGGATACCATTGCCGAACTTCAGCGCGGGGCCGAGCTTTCGGTTCAGGCCTATGAATCCAGATGGTATCAGGTCACCACGGAAAATGGCCGGACCGGCTGGGTCTACCGGGGCAAAGTTTCTGAAACCAAACCAGAAATCGCAGATAGCGAAAAAGAAGATGAGGGCGGCGGCATCGGCGGACTGCTCGGCGGATTAGGGGGCAGCTCGGTTGAAACCGAGACCGCTGACAGTGCCCGCAGTATCCGGGGGCTTTCGCCTGAGGCGAAGGCGTATGCGGAGAAAACCGGTACGCCGAAGCAAAGCCGGGAAGCGCTGGATCAGGTGCTTTCCATATCCATCTCAGCGCGCGAACTCGAATCATTTTTAGAAAACGGCCATGTCGGCGAATACGCCGAATAA
- a CDS encoding M48 family metalloprotease, with product MGKKGSHQKFKTRRQFLKLAAPLAIGLASPAYAMDLFKILDPEGKNEDIQKARQAAEGLGSIAQSAKGMDYETEFHIGETLALEGFQRYGLPVADKKLQEYVNILGKAAAGNSIRPGINYYFVVVESPLYNAFACPGGIIFLSSQLVRSMSDEAELACVLAHEVGHVSHKHALQSIRRAKFLEGLGKIGTINMDSEEGKKYRSMIGDLQTVLFDKGLDKNMEFEADKSGMEFGYRTGYDPRGMIRVLEMLKAKQAAATHKGSWFSTHPPLDARLERCYDHLKDYPDASALATVKDRFIAYRERF from the coding sequence ATGGGTAAAAAAGGCAGCCATCAAAAATTTAAGACCCGGCGCCAGTTCCTGAAACTGGCCGCGCCACTGGCCATTGGCCTGGCCAGCCCGGCCTATGCCATGGATCTTTTTAAAATCCTTGATCCGGAAGGCAAAAACGAGGATATCCAGAAGGCCAGACAGGCAGCGGAGGGGCTGGGCAGCATCGCCCAGAGTGCGAAAGGCATGGATTACGAGACTGAATTCCATATCGGCGAAACTCTGGCCCTTGAGGGCTTCCAGCGTTACGGACTGCCGGTGGCGGATAAAAAACTCCAGGAATATGTCAATATTCTCGGCAAAGCAGCGGCCGGAAATTCCATCCGGCCAGGTATCAACTATTATTTTGTCGTTGTTGAAAGCCCTTTATACAATGCGTTTGCCTGTCCGGGCGGGATTATTTTTCTGAGTTCCCAGCTGGTCCGGTCCATGTCCGATGAGGCCGAACTGGCCTGCGTACTGGCCCATGAGGTGGGCCATGTATCGCATAAGCATGCCCTGCAGTCCATCCGACGGGCCAAATTCTTAGAAGGCCTGGGCAAGATCGGCACCATTAATATGGACAGCGAGGAGGGCAAGAAATACCGCTCGATGATCGGCGATCTTCAGACCGTGCTCTTTGATAAAGGCCTTGACAAGAATATGGAGTTTGAAGCGGACAAATCCGGCATGGAATTCGGCTACCGCACCGGTTATGACCCGCGGGGCATGATCCGGGTGCTGGAGATGCTTAAGGCCAAGCAGGCGGCCGCCACGCACAAGGGCTCCTGGTTTTCCACCCATCCGCCGCTGGATGCCCGGCTTGAAAGATGTTATGACCACCTTAAGGACTATCCGGATGCATCAGCCTTGGCCACGGTCAAAGACCGGTTTATTGCCTACCGGGAGCGTTTTTAA